CTTTAAGAATAGTATGGGCAAGGTCCAAAGCAAGCGGCATATAGTTAGCCGTTTCATTAGTGGCATACCCGAACATCATCCCCTGGTCACCAGCTCCTTGTGCATTCGCCTTGGCTTCGAAAGATTCATCGTTTACTGCTCTGTCAACTCCCTGGTTGATATCCGGAGACTGCTCATGGATCGCAGAAATCACCCCGCAGGAATCTCCATTGAACATATATTCGCCTTTTGTATACCCTATACCATTGATTACGTCTCTCGCAATAGTCTGCACATCAAGATAAGCATCCGATTTTACTTCTCCGGCAAGGACAACCTGTCCCGTAGTCACCAGGGTTTCACAAGCTACTTTGGAGTTTTTATCGTATGCTAAGAAATGATCGATTAACGCATCGGAAATTTGATCGGCAATTTTATCCGGATGTCCTTCTGAAACTGATTCAGATGTAAATAGATAAGACATATTATTCTTTGTTTTTTAGATTAAAAATAAGTGAAGAAAAATAAGAATAAATTGCCCAGAAAAAAGAATACTGTTTTAGCATATTTTTAGAGAGGTTGCAATCAGGTCAAATTTTTCCTCGTTTATAAACGTCTGCAAATTTAAGTACTATTTTTTTAATACTCAAAATTTTTGCTTATTAATTGTAAATTTCTTAAAATTAATGATTTATATCACTTTGCCATCTTCTTAGTTCATTGCGGCTTGATGCTCACAAATTCCTTCGGGTTGATATGGTAATTAAGCTTCTGCTCTAGGGAACTTTTGATAGAATGAGATAATTCATCAATAATCTTCTGCTTAAAAGTCGGCTTATAATAAATGATCTTAATTTCTCTGTAAGGGAAAGGTTTTTTGAATCTGAACACATTTTCCTTCTGTTCATCAGAAAGCTGGCTCAGTGCCAGTTCCGGCAGAATACTGATCCCTCCTACTTTATCCACCATGTGAACCAGTGTCTGAATGTTGGATGCTAAGAAATCTAAATTTTTAGGCTTCAAAGTATTCTCTTTCAGGTGACAGATATTTTCAAACTGATTTCTAAGACAGTTTCCTTCCTCAAGAAGCCATACTTTTTCAACGTTCAGTTCTTCAGGGATAATATAAGAATTCTTTTTATTAGCTTCCGTATTGGAGCTGTAGATCATCAGTTCTTCATTGAAAAGGAAATCCTGATAAAATTCATCAGCAGTATCATAAGGCGTTGAAATGATTCCTGCATCCAACTCACCAGCTTTTAAAGCTTTGATAATATTGTCGGTAGTCATTTCTTTCACATTCATCTGGATTTTTGGATTTTCTTCCAAAAACTTAAAGATTTCTGTCGGCAGAATGAAAGAAGAAACGGTAGGAATGATGCCTAAATTGATTGTTCCACCAAGGATATTATTCAGAAGATTGGCTTTATTTTTTAGCTCATTGACAGATTCTATAATTACTTTTGCCTGATCAATGATCTGAAGCCCTACATCCGTAGTACGGATCGGGTGTGTAGTTCTGTCGAACACTTTCACATCCAGTTCATCCTCAAATTTTTGTATCATCGCACTTAATGTTGGCTGCGTAATAAAGCATGCCTGCGCTGCCTTACCGAAATGTTTGTACTTATCAACAGCGATAAGATACTCCAGTTGCTGAATGTTCATCTGATTAATATTATCTATTACAAAGATAAAAGGTTTTTGCTATTAGTAATCAAAAATTCAAGTAAATTTGATATTTCATACGTCTGCATAAGACAGTTTATAAGATAAATCAATCATACAAATCATAACTCTATGGATTCTAAAAAATTAACACTAAGCAACGGTGCTCCTTATTTTGAACATCAGGACTCACAGACTGTTGGTCCAAGAGGCCCTGTCCTGTTGCAGGATTTCATCCTTCAGGAAAACCTTGCGCACTTTGTTAGGGAAAGAATCCCTGAAAGAATAGTACACGCCAAAGGAAGCGGTGCTTATGGTACATTTACCGTAACTCACGACATCAGTCAATATACAAAAGCAAAGCTCTTTTCAAAAGTCGGAAATTCATGCAGAATGTTTGCCCGATTCTCTACCGTTGGCGGAGAAAAAGGTAGTGCAGATACCGCAAGAGACCCACGAGGTTTTGCTTTAAAATTTTATACGGAAGACGGAAACTGGGATTTGGTAGGAAACAATACCCCGGTATTTTTCATCAAGGATGCCAAAAAATTCCCTGATTTTATCCATACCCAGAAAAGAGTACCAAAAACTAATTTAAAAAGTGCCACAATGATGTGGGATTTCTGGAGCCACAATCCTGAATCTCTTCACCAGGTTCTTATCTTAATGTCGGACAGGGGAACACCGTACGGCTATAGACATATGCATGGGTTTGGGTCTCATACTTTTTCTATGATCAATCATCAAAACGAAAGGGTTTGGGTAAAATTCCATTTTAAAACCAAACAGGGAATTAAAAATTTCACAGATGCCGAAGCCGTGCAAATGGCCGGAGAGAATCCGGATTTTGCTCAGGAAGACCTTTGCAATGCTATTGAAAACGGAGATTTCCCAAAATGGACAATGTTTATCCAGGTAATGACGGAAGAGCAGGCAAAAGATTTCAGATGGAATCCTTTTGATATAACTAAGGTTTGGTTCCACGATGATTTCCCGATGATTGAAGTGGGAGAAATGGAACTTAATGAAGTTCCCGTAAATTATTTTGCACATGTGGAACAGTCTACTTTCTCACCTAGCAACCTGGTCAACGGAATCAGCTTTTCCCCGGACAAAATGCTTCAGGGAAGATTATTTTCTTATCCAGACGCTCACAGATACAGGGTTGGAGTGAATGCTCACCAGCTAGAGGTAAACCGATGTCCTTTTGCAGTCAATAATTATCAGAGAGATGGTTTTATGGCAGATTCCAGCGAATATCAGGATAAGCCGAATTATTTCCCGAACAGCTTCGACGAAGTAAAGCCGGATCCTTCTTACAAGAATTATGATTATGAATTAGATAGTGCCCATGTTGCAAGCTACAACAGAAACGAAAATGATGATGACCATTATACACAACCGGGTCTTCTCTACACCAAATCTATGAATGCTGAAGACAGAGAACATCTGATCCATAATATTATTGGAAGCATGAAAGGAATCACCGGGCCAAAAAGAGATGAGATCATCAACCGTCAATTATGTCACTTTTTCAGGACTAATATTGAACTTGGCATGAAAGTGGCATCTCAACTTAATATCAATATAGATGCAAATATGATGAATCATTCGAAATAGCATTTTGAACGATAAATCAAAAAAAAGGAAAAAAAATCAATATTTTTTCCTTTTTTTTGTAAAAAATTCATAATTTGCAAAAAATAATATTTTATAGTGGAAAAATGAGTTACGAGAATATATTATTAGAAAAGGAAGACAAAGTTGCTATTGTTACGATCAACAGACCTCAAAGTTTAAATGCTTTAAATGCAAAAACGATAGAAGAGCTAAGTTTAGCAATGGATGAACTTAATGCAGATGAATCCTGTAGAGTAATTATTATTACAGGAGGTGGGGAAAAATCATTCGTAGCAGGAGCCGACATAAAAGAATTTAGTGAATTTGGACAGGAAAAGGCCGAAGAATTGGCCAGAAACGGGCATAATACCCTGTTCAATAAGATTGAAAATACATCTAAACCTGTTATTGCAGCCGTTAATGGTTTTGCATTAGGAGGAGGTTTAGAGCTTGCCATGGCGTGCCACATCAGATATGCATCAGAGAATGCAAGACTAGGCCTTCCGGAAGTTACACTGGGATTAATTCCAGGATATGGAGGAACTCAAAGACTTCCTAAACTTGTAGGAAAAGGTATCGCCAACGAAATGATCTTCTCTGCCAAAATGATTCCTGCCCAAAAGGCAAAGGAAATAGGATTGGTAAATGAAGTATACTCTATTGAAGAATTATTAACCAAAACAAAAGAATTAGCAAGTACTATAGCCGGCAATTCACCAATGGCTATATCAAAGGCTATACAAGCCGTAAACTTGTCTGACACGGATAAAGGTTTTGAATCTGAAATCAAATATTTCGGAGAACTTTTTGATATGAACGACAAGAAAGAAGGAGTTTCCGCTTTTTTAGAGAAAAGAAAGCCTAACTTCTAAGATTTTTAATCCAAAATTATTTCGAAAAAAAACAATGCAGCGGTATGAATAAGTTTGATAAAGCTTATCTAAAAATGGCCCAAGAGTGGGCAAAATTATCCTACTGTAAGAGAAAACAGGTAGGAGCTCTTATCGTAAAAGATAGGATGATTATTTCAGATGGTTACAACGGAACTCCTTCGGGATTTGAAAACTGCTGTGAAGATGGAGAGGGAAAAACGCACTGGTATGTACTTCATGCGGAAGCCAATGCTATATTAAAGCTGGCCGCTTCCACTCAGTCTGCAAAAGGCGCAACGCTATATTTAACGCTGTCGCCATGCAAAGAATGCAGCAAACTGATTTTGCAGGCAGGAATTACAAGACTTGTGTATATTAATGAGTATTCAGATGACGACGGAATAGCTTTCCTTAGGAACCATGGTATTGAAATAGAACAAATATCGGACTGTGAACTAAAAAAATAAAGCACAAATATGACTTGGGATGAAAAAATCAAAGATTTTGAAATATTTCTTCGCTTCGAAAGAAATTTTTCAGATAACACACTCGATGCCTATATTCGGGACATCAAAAAATTAAAAGATTATGCCGAAGTAGATCTGGAAAACGTCGGTCCAGACTCTATCGGTTACGAAAACTTACAGGAATATATCTTCAATCTTTCCAAACAGAAGTTCAGTGAAAGATCTCAGGCAAGATGGATTTCTTCTATAAAAGCTTTTTTCAAGTTTCTACTTGAAGATGAGTTTAGGGAAGACAATCCTGCTTCTCTGCTCGAAGGTCCAAAACTTGGATTATATCTTCCTGACACCTTAAGCCTGCCGGACATTAACAGAATTATTGCAGCCATTGAGGTAAATTCTGATCTCGGAAAGAGAAATCATTGTATCATTGAGGTTCTTTACGGATGCGGTTTACGTGTCTCAGAACTTATTGATCTTAAAATTTCGAACATCAATTTCACAGAACAGTACATCAAAGTCAACGGAAAAGGAAACAAAACACGTTTCGTTCCTTTGGCTGACTACACTGCTGAACTTTTGGAAACTTACATTAAAGAAGTACGTTCAAAAAACAAGATCAATAAAAAATATGAGGATACGCTGTTTCTGAACAGCCGTGGAACATCTATGTCCAGAGTGATTGTATTCCTGATCATTAAAGAACTTACAGACAAAGCGGGAGTGAGCAAGAAAATATCTCCACATACGTTCAGACATTCTTTTGCAACACACCTTTTACAGAACGGTGCAGATCTTCGTTATATCCAGGAAATGCTGGGACATTCCAGCATCACTACTACTGAGATCTATACCCATCTGAAGACAGAGGAACTCAGGGATGTTATATTAAATTATCATCCGAGAAATATTAACATTGCTCAATGACATGGAGTTCCATCTGACCTTTGAAAAATAATTATATCAGATGAAATTATTGAAATACTGCCCAAGCTGCGGCAAAGAAACGCTAAACTGGGACGGCGAAAAAAAATGGAGCTGTCTAGAATGTGGTTTTTCTCTCTATAATAATGTGGCCGGTGCGGTAGCTGTTGTTATCCGATGGGATAATGAAGTTTACCTTACCAGAAGAAACCGTGACCCAAAAAAGGGAAAACTGGATCTGGCCGGAGGATTTGTTGATCCAAAGGAAAGCGCTGAGGAAACATGTAAGAGAGAGCTTTTTGAAGAACTTCAGCTTAATGTGGATATTTCAAATTTAAAGTATCTTACCAGCCTTCCGAATATCTACCAGTACAAGGAAATTGATTATAATACAATCGATCTCTTTTACGAATACAGAGTGTCGGAAAAATTCGAGGTTAGCCTTGAGCTTTCTGAAATATCAGAGGCCGTCTGGATTCCTTTAAACTCCTTAGATCTTGATGATCTTGCTTTTGATTCTCAGAAGAGATTTTTTGAGGAATATTTGAAGAATATATAAATATTATATAAAAATAATCCCACAGATTTTTCAGATGACGCAGAATGATAGAACATCATTTTGCCGGGTCTATAAAATCTGTGGGATTTTTATGCTGTTAATACAATCAATAAGACTTTGATTGCTGTATTTCTTTGAAGTACTGAACAAGCAGCGTTCTTTCTGCATCGGATAGATTAGCTTCTTTATGATAAACAATATAGCCGGGCATAGGCATCGTTTTGCTTTGAATCGTCTGGATCGCTTTATTTAACATGCTCTCTTTTAAATCCTTATTATAACTTCCCCAGACGGAAAAATTAAGATGTTCCCTGCCTTCATTAACGTGGCTTTTTACAGACCAGGAAACGGGTGCTATATTTGCATATCTGGGATAAACGGTCTCATTGGAATGACAGTCGTAGCAGGCTCCTTTTAACAATCCGCTAATTTTTTCGGGAGTCTTTTTGACATCAACGAAATTCATTGCCTTATCAACAGGTTTGTTTACTTTGTCAATAGGAATAAACTGGATCAACGCAAACGCTACCAGTGTCCAGAATAACACTTTTTTTACCGTCTTCATATTTCTATTTTACAGGTGTCAATACTGCGTTTCCGGAATCTGATTTCAATTCTTTATTCATCTCCTTCTTTACTGTTTCCGAAGGAGTTGCTTCTGCAGGAATATCTACAGGCTTAGAGACCTCTCCTTTGGGATTATCCAGCGTTCTGGTATCTTTCAGATCCCAATCTTCCTTAGTTTCCCAAAGAGGTCGCACAATGGCTTTTTTGTAAAAGACATAAGAATCTTCTGCAAAAGTTTCTGTCTCGAAATCAGCCTCATCCCAGAATTTATTTTCGTTATTATCTACCAATATCCTTACGATATATTCGTTTGGTTTAAGGATATCAAATTTCACATTGTTTCCTTTGGTGTATTTTGAATAAATGACCTTATCTGAAGCGTCCAGAAGCTGGATCCAGTAACTGGTTTCCGGGGCATTCTGAATAGCAAAAGCCAGACTTCCGAACTGATCAACTTTTTCAACTTCAAAATCAAAACGTTTGGACTGTACATTTTTAGTATAATAAGAAGATACTGTTTCTTTTGGAACGGTAAGCTGGTATTTTTTCCCGGTTACAAAATCTGAATGGATTAGAATCTGATAAGGATTGGTTTCTGAGATTTTAGCCGTGAATTCCTGAGTGGTTAAGCTGTCGCTTTTCAGGATCCATTTTTCAGGATTGATCTTATCGATAATATAAGCAGATCTAATCTTAAAATCAGAATTCGGGGCTAATTCAGGTCCCCCGTTATCGTTCTCAAGATCCATTGCGTTCTTCTTATTGTATTTATAAAATACGGAAACGGTATCCTGCTTTTTGCCGGTATCATAGCTGAACTTAAGGTTTTCTGTGGTCGTCTGCCCTATATCACTTTTCACCGGATCAAACCATATCTTTACAGAATCGGATTTCGGACGGTGAGTGACTTTAATATCCTGCAGTTTTTCGTTGACAGAAGCTACTTTCACATTCTCAGGGTTGCCTTCAAACGTCATGACAATTCCACCCGGACTTTCTTTCATTTCAACATATTTCAAAGGCTTTTTGGAAGGATAAACTTTTAAATTTAATCCTGAAACAGACTTTTCAATATCCAGCGGTTCTTTCTGAAACCCTACTTTTTCTTTTCCCGGATCATAAACAGAATTACTGTTCTCGTCCTCAAAGGCAACGATCTTATACTTGCCTGGGGTAAGGTAATTAAGCTCATAATATCCATCATCATCTACTTTTGTGATATAGTATGGTTTCTGTTTATAATTGATTGTATCTTTTACCTGATAAAGCCCTACTACCAGCTTATTTTCCCCTTCTTTCTTTTTAATGGCAACGGCATCTGTAATAACCCCGCTTACGTAAAGATCATCCAGTTTATCGCCTGTGGAAAAGGCAAAGTTGAAATAACGAAGAATATTAGTCTCATTATTATCAGCAATTGAGTTTCCAAAATTGAAATTATATGTCGTATTGGCCTGAAGCGTATCTGTCCACTGGATCATCACAAATTTATTGGCGATATTGGAAGGAAGGATTCGCTTTATATTTTTGATCGGTGGAGAAATAATCAGGTTTTTATTGATGTCCTTTAAAGTAATATATTCGTCAAAATCCAGTCTCAGCTCGTGAATATCTCTTTTTACATTGATTCTTGTAGTATCAATGTTTGAGCTCAAAAACTTTGGAGCCAGGGTATCTTTCGGACCACCTACGGGAGAACCGACTCTTGCACAGGAATGGACAAGAAAACAGATAACGAATAATAGAAGAATTCTTTTCATATATGTTTAAGCAAAATTAAACATTATTCTCCAAAAACTTCATGTCCGGCATTCAAAGTATCTTTATTATCGTTCATTACGCTATGCAGCTTATCTTTCTGAACCGGAAAATCTTCAAATAACCCTGATAATGCCAATGCTGTATAGACTTTATTTGAATATCTGTTTCCAATAGCTACAATGGTTACTTTGGATTTCAGAAGATGGGCAAAAACTGAATTGGTTCCATGCCACCATCCGTTGTGATAAGTAAGCTTCTCACCGTTATCAAAGATCTTCATTCTGAAACCGAGACCGTAATTATTCATTCCTGACTTTTCATTGCTGTACGGTGTGAAAACCATCTGCATCAGGTCCGGCTTTAAGAAATCCTTGGAAAACATTGCCTTGGAAAAGTTGTAAAGGTCTCTCGGCGTTGTATAAACGTTTTTGTCTCCATAAATAAGGTCAAGTCTATCCAAAGGATACAATCTTTTCCCGCCATAATAAAAGGACTGTGCTGCCGTGGGAATATCTTTTTCCTGGAAAATATAGGTATGTTCCATTTTCAAAGGCTGAAATATCATTTCTTTCATCGCCTGAGGAAAGGGAGTTTTGGTGATCTTTTCTATCAATAAAGCCAGCATTGCAAAATTGGTATTACAGTACATAAAGCCGGTATCTGTATCTCTTGCAAGATCAGGCTTATATTGGATAAGCATATTCAGAATATCCTGATTGGTAATGAATGACTTTGAAAGTTCAGCGGGAGCCGGTTGTATTTTAGCAATAAAATATTCGTATTTCGGAAGACCGCTTCTCTGATCGAGCAAGGTCTGTACGGTAACATTGGGATAGGGAAATCCTGGGAAAAACTGGGTAAGATGATCAGAAAGTTTAATTTTTCCGGCTTCTACCAGCTTCAACATTGCCATTGCTGTCAGGGTCTTAGAAACTGAAGCTACATGCAATGGTGTATTTTTATCAATTGGCATCTGATCACCTTCTCTTCCGAAACCTCTGTAATTTTCATACAGGATATCATTTCCTTTTGCCACAAGGATTCCGCCACTCAGGTCTCCGCCTTCCCAGATCTTTTTGTAATACTGATCAATATATCCGGTCAATATTCCTTTATCACCAAGCTGGCTTTCTGCTTTGGTAAATACATTATTCAGATCTACATTTCCATAATTGGGGAGATTGGTATTTTCGGTTACAGAACCTTTTGTATCTGATTCTTTTTTACAGGAAAAAAAAAATAAAAAAACAATTAAAATTAGGCTGAAATTTAGCTTCTTCATGGATTTCAAAAATGAGTGGCAATTTAATAAAACTCAAAATAAATTATGAAAGAACAAATATAGATTATGAATTATTTAACATTATTAAGCGCCTTTTTGAAGAATATAAAATCACATTATTCAAATCTTCTCAACGTGGAGAATTTTTTTATATAATTTAGATAAGTATTTATTTTTTTAAATTGTAAAAACTTAGATGAACAGATTTTTAGAATACATATTTTAATAAACCCACGATACACACAAAAGATAATTTGTAGGGAATTTGGGCGATTATTTACATTTTTAATTTTTATATTAATCTTATTTGTGGGAAATATGTATTTTTGCAATCAATAAAAATAAAAATATGTTGAAAAAAATTTACTTTTTCTCTTTCTTCTTTTTGGTCATTACTGCTCTAAGGGCACAGACTCCACTTATATTAAAATTTTGGGTGAGCGACGCTAACAACCTAAAAATAAAATTAAATACTGAAGGGGCCTACAACTATTCATATGTAAAGACCAACAATTCTACTATTACAGGTAATGGAATAGGAAACACGGGTTTAACAGAAATCAGCGTTCCCTCAATAGGAACATATAATATTTCAATTACGCCTACAGGCACTTTTAGATTTAGTTCTGGAACTGACATAGATAAAGTTGTCGAACTAACACAATGGGGGCAAATTACCTGGAATACTAATTTATCAGGCATGTTTTCTGGATATGCGAATCTTCAAATTACAGCAACCGATATTCCCGATTTTTCACAGGTTACTAACCTCAGCTCGTTTTTTTCAGGTTGCACAAACTTATCAATTGTAAACAATATTAACAATTGGAATGTTGGCAACGTGACCAATATGAGTAGCTTATTCTTTAATGCCAAGGCTTTTAATAAGCCAATCGGTAATTGGAATACATCAAATGTTACAGATATGAGCCAGATGTTTTTTTATGCTGACGCATTCAATCAGGATATTGGCAATTGGAATGTTTCAAATGTGACCAACATGAGTTCAATGTTTAATCGTGCGAAGGCATTCAACCAAAATATTAATAATTGGAATGTTTCAAATGTTCAGAATATGTCAATGATGTTCGAAGCATCTCAGTCGTTTAACCAACCATTAAACAACTGGAATACTTCAAATGTCACAAACATGTCTCAGATGTTTTCTTATCCAAGTTTTAACCAAGACATATCCTCCTGGGATGTTTCTAATGTTATCAATATGTCTCACATGTTTTGGTCTAACAATAATTTTAATAAGAATTTAGGCAATTGGACACTTTCTCCAATAGTCAATTTGACAGAAATTTTTGGCTATAGTGGTTTAGATTGTGGAAATTATGGTGCAACATTAAAAGGCTGGGCTGAAAATCCTAATTCTCCACTTGGACGACTTGTCGGAGTAGTGGGAAGAACTTATGGAAACGGTGGCCAAATATTTCGTAATCAATTAATTAATAACAAGGGCTGGACATTTGCTGGAGACAGTTTTTCTCCAAACTGCTCGGAACCTTTGTTACTTGTTGAAGAAATAAAATCAGGCAAAACAAAATTACTACTGTACCCAAATCCTGCCTCAGAAATGATCTTTATAAAATCAGAATCCATCACTAAATCGGTACAAGTTTTAGATGCTTCAGGAAAAGCATTATTGACCAAAGGTGGTGAAACAAATCAATTAAACCTGCAACAAATTCCTACCGGAACTTATTTTATTAAGATTGCAACAGCTGACGGATCTGAGAGTATACACAAACTCATAAAAAAATAAAAATTGCCTTTTGCTATCTATATCAGCTTCCGGCAATAAATGGAAAAGCACAGATCTTACGATCTGTGCTTTTTATAATTTGAAAATAAGACATCATTTACTGAAACTCATTTGGAAAGGTTACGTAAAAAATAGATTTGCAGCTATATTCTAACACAGATCAGTAACTTCAGCAAGGATTATCAGCTACCTTGCAAATCCCTCCACAATTTTATCTACAATCACCTGAGCAAGTTTTTCTTTACTCTGATGAGTCCAGCCTGCAATATGAGGTGTAACAATAGCTTTTTCTGATTCTAAAAGATATTTTAAATCATCATTTTCAGTTTCCAGATGTTCAAAAGATGACTTTTCATATTCTAAAACATCTAAACATGCCCCTTTTATTTTTCCTGATTTCAGATTATCAACTAGATATTTAGTTTCTACATTTTTTCCCCTTGCTGTATTCACAAAGTAGAAGTCTTTTTTCATCTCTGAAATAAAGTTTTTATCAACAAGATAATGCGTTTCAGTAGTTAGCGGAATATGCAGGCTTAAAATATCTGCAGACTGTTTCAATTCTTCCAGACTTACCTGTGTGGCATATTCATCAGAAAGTCCGGGAAGGATGTCGTGAAATATGACTTTACAGCCGAATCCTGAAAATCTTTTAGCTGTAGCTTTCCCCATATTTCCATATCCGATTAAACCAACTGTTTTTCCCAGCAGTTCGTCACCCCTGTTCTCTTCACGCTTCCAGATGCCATTTTTCACTTCCTGGGAAGCAATAAAAAGCCGGTTCATTAGAATCAGCAGTATTCCTATAACATGTTCGGCTACAGAGTCTCTGTTGCCTTCCGGAGAATTGATGAGCTGTATCCCCATCTGTTGTGCGACAGGAATATCTATATTTTCCATTCCTGCTCCTACCC
The Chryseobacterium sp. W4I1 DNA segment above includes these coding regions:
- a CDS encoding serine hydrolase, with the translated sequence MKKLNFSLILIVFLFFFSCKKESDTKGSVTENTNLPNYGNVDLNNVFTKAESQLGDKGILTGYIDQYYKKIWEGGDLSGGILVAKGNDILYENYRGFGREGDQMPIDKNTPLHVASVSKTLTAMAMLKLVEAGKIKLSDHLTQFFPGFPYPNVTVQTLLDQRSGLPKYEYFIAKIQPAPAELSKSFITNQDILNMLIQYKPDLARDTDTGFMYCNTNFAMLALLIEKITKTPFPQAMKEMIFQPLKMEHTYIFQEKDIPTAAQSFYYGGKRLYPLDRLDLIYGDKNVYTTPRDLYNFSKAMFSKDFLKPDLMQMVFTPYSNEKSGMNNYGLGFRMKIFDNGEKLTYHNGWWHGTNSVFAHLLKSKVTIVAIGNRYSNKVYTALALSGLFEDFPVQKDKLHSVMNDNKDTLNAGHEVFGE
- a CDS encoding NUDIX domain-containing protein; the protein is MKLLKYCPSCGKETLNWDGEKKWSCLECGFSLYNNVAGAVAVVIRWDNEVYLTRRNRDPKKGKLDLAGGFVDPKESAEETCKRELFEELQLNVDISNLKYLTSLPNIYQYKEIDYNTIDLFYEYRVSEKFEVSLELSEISEAVWIPLNSLDLDDLAFDSQKRFFEEYLKNI
- a CDS encoding dCMP deaminase family protein, with the translated sequence MNKFDKAYLKMAQEWAKLSYCKRKQVGALIVKDRMIISDGYNGTPSGFENCCEDGEGKTHWYVLHAEANAILKLAASTQSAKGATLYLTLSPCKECSKLILQAGITRLVYINEYSDDDGIAFLRNHGIEIEQISDCELKK
- the xerD gene encoding site-specific tyrosine recombinase XerD — protein: MTWDEKIKDFEIFLRFERNFSDNTLDAYIRDIKKLKDYAEVDLENVGPDSIGYENLQEYIFNLSKQKFSERSQARWISSIKAFFKFLLEDEFREDNPASLLEGPKLGLYLPDTLSLPDINRIIAAIEVNSDLGKRNHCIIEVLYGCGLRVSELIDLKISNINFTEQYIKVNGKGNKTRFVPLADYTAELLETYIKEVRSKNKINKKYEDTLFLNSRGTSMSRVIVFLIIKELTDKAGVSKKISPHTFRHSFATHLLQNGADLRYIQEMLGHSSITTTEIYTHLKTEELRDVILNYHPRNINIAQ
- a CDS encoding LysR substrate-binding domain-containing protein, with translation MNIQQLEYLIAVDKYKHFGKAAQACFITQPTLSAMIQKFEDELDVKVFDRTTHPIRTTDVGLQIIDQAKVIIESVNELKNKANLLNNILGGTINLGIIPTVSSFILPTEIFKFLEENPKIQMNVKEMTTDNIIKALKAGELDAGIISTPYDTADEFYQDFLFNEELMIYSSNTEANKKNSYIIPEELNVEKVWLLEEGNCLRNQFENICHLKENTLKPKNLDFLASNIQTLVHMVDKVGGISILPELALSQLSDEQKENVFRFKKPFPYREIKIIYYKPTFKQKIIDELSHSIKSSLEQKLNYHINPKEFVSIKPQ
- a CDS encoding enoyl-CoA hydratase-related protein, which gives rise to MSYENILLEKEDKVAIVTINRPQSLNALNAKTIEELSLAMDELNADESCRVIIITGGGEKSFVAGADIKEFSEFGQEKAEELARNGHNTLFNKIENTSKPVIAAVNGFALGGGLELAMACHIRYASENARLGLPEVTLGLIPGYGGTQRLPKLVGKGIANEMIFSAKMIPAQKAKEIGLVNEVYSIEELLTKTKELASTIAGNSPMAISKAIQAVNLSDTDKGFESEIKYFGELFDMNDKKEGVSAFLEKRKPNF
- a CDS encoding heme-binding domain-containing protein; this translates as MKTVKKVLFWTLVAFALIQFIPIDKVNKPVDKAMNFVDVKKTPEKISGLLKGACYDCHSNETVYPRYANIAPVSWSVKSHVNEGREHLNFSVWGSYNKDLKESMLNKAIQTIQSKTMPMPGYIVYHKEANLSDAERTLLVQYFKEIQQSKSY
- a CDS encoding catalase is translated as MDSKKLTLSNGAPYFEHQDSQTVGPRGPVLLQDFILQENLAHFVRERIPERIVHAKGSGAYGTFTVTHDISQYTKAKLFSKVGNSCRMFARFSTVGGEKGSADTARDPRGFALKFYTEDGNWDLVGNNTPVFFIKDAKKFPDFIHTQKRVPKTNLKSATMMWDFWSHNPESLHQVLILMSDRGTPYGYRHMHGFGSHTFSMINHQNERVWVKFHFKTKQGIKNFTDAEAVQMAGENPDFAQEDLCNAIENGDFPKWTMFIQVMTEEQAKDFRWNPFDITKVWFHDDFPMIEVGEMELNEVPVNYFAHVEQSTFSPSNLVNGISFSPDKMLQGRLFSYPDAHRYRVGVNAHQLEVNRCPFAVNNYQRDGFMADSSEYQDKPNYFPNSFDEVKPDPSYKNYDYELDSAHVASYNRNENDDDHYTQPGLLYTKSMNAEDREHLIHNIIGSMKGITGPKRDEIINRQLCHFFRTNIELGMKVASQLNINIDANMMNHSK
- a CDS encoding Ig-like domain-containing protein, whose product is MKRILLLFVICFLVHSCARVGSPVGGPKDTLAPKFLSSNIDTTRINVKRDIHELRLDFDEYITLKDINKNLIISPPIKNIKRILPSNIANKFVMIQWTDTLQANTTYNFNFGNSIADNNETNILRYFNFAFSTGDKLDDLYVSGVITDAVAIKKKEGENKLVVGLYQVKDTINYKQKPYYITKVDDDGYYELNYLTPGKYKIVAFEDENSNSVYDPGKEKVGFQKEPLDIEKSVSGLNLKVYPSKKPLKYVEMKESPGGIVMTFEGNPENVKVASVNEKLQDIKVTHRPKSDSVKIWFDPVKSDIGQTTTENLKFSYDTGKKQDTVSVFYKYNKKNAMDLENDNGGPELAPNSDFKIRSAYIIDKINPEKWILKSDSLTTQEFTAKISETNPYQILIHSDFVTGKKYQLTVPKETVSSYYTKNVQSKRFDFEVEKVDQFGSLAFAIQNAPETSYWIQLLDASDKVIYSKYTKGNNVKFDILKPNEYIVRILVDNNENKFWDEADFETETFAEDSYVFYKKAIVRPLWETKEDWDLKDTRTLDNPKGEVSKPVDIPAEATPSETVKKEMNKELKSDSGNAVLTPVK